Proteins encoded in a region of the Ralstonia pseudosolanacearum genome:
- the accD gene encoding acetyl-CoA carboxylase, carboxyltransferase subunit beta, producing the protein MSWLDKLLPPKIQQTDPSQRKGIPEGLWIKCPACESVLYRTDVEANLHVCPKCEHHMRIGARARLDALLDAEGRYELGQEILPVDALKFKDTKKYPDRIKAAMDDTGETDAMVVMGGAIHALPVVVACFEFEFMGGSMGSVVGERFTRGAQTALEQKVPFICVSATGGARMQESLLSLMQMAKTTAMVNKLAEAKLPFISVLTDPTMGGVSASFAFMGDVVIAEPRALIGFAGPRVIEQTVREKLPEGFQRAEFLLQKGAIDMIVDRRNMRREIAELLALLQKQPADALA; encoded by the coding sequence ATGAGCTGGCTGGATAAACTGCTTCCGCCCAAGATCCAACAGACCGATCCGTCGCAACGCAAGGGCATTCCGGAAGGCCTGTGGATCAAATGCCCCGCCTGCGAGTCGGTGCTGTACCGTACCGACGTCGAAGCCAACCTGCACGTCTGCCCCAAGTGCGAACACCATATGCGAATCGGCGCCCGCGCGCGCCTGGATGCGCTGCTGGACGCCGAGGGCCGCTATGAACTGGGCCAGGAGATCCTCCCGGTCGACGCGCTCAAGTTCAAGGACACCAAGAAGTATCCCGACCGCATCAAGGCGGCCATGGACGACACCGGCGAGACCGACGCCATGGTCGTGATGGGCGGCGCCATCCACGCGCTGCCGGTGGTGGTGGCCTGCTTCGAGTTCGAATTCATGGGCGGCTCGATGGGCTCGGTGGTGGGCGAGCGCTTCACGCGCGGCGCGCAGACGGCACTGGAGCAGAAGGTGCCGTTCATCTGCGTGTCGGCCACGGGCGGCGCGCGCATGCAGGAAAGCCTGCTGTCGCTGATGCAGATGGCCAAGACCACGGCCATGGTCAACAAGCTGGCCGAAGCCAAGCTGCCGTTCATCAGCGTGCTGACCGATCCGACCATGGGCGGCGTGTCCGCCAGCTTCGCCTTCATGGGCGACGTGGTGATCGCCGAGCCGCGCGCGCTGATCGGCTTCGCCGGCCCGCGCGTGATCGAGCAGACCGTGCGCGAAAAGCTGCCGGAAGGCTTCCAGCGCGCCGAATTCCTGCTGCAGAAGGGTGCCATCGACATGATCGTCGACCGTCGCAACATGCGCCGCGAAATCGCCGAGCTGCTTGCCTTGCTGCAGAAGCAGCCGGCCGACGCACTGGCTTGA
- the trpA gene encoding tryptophan synthase subunit alpha: MSRIAQTFSQLSAQGRKGLIPFITAGDPYPELTVDLMHALVKGGANVIELGVPFSDPMADGPVIQRASERALAKKIGLRTVLDYVRAFRATDKTTPVVLMGYANPIERMGIDAFAKAASEAGVDGVLVVDYPPEECEAFAKTMQAVGIDPIFLLAPTSTEARMAQIARVASGYIYYVSLKGVTGAATLDLDSVAARIPQIRQHARLPVGVGFGIRDAATARAIGGVADAVVIGSRIVQLLEEASREQAVQCLTDFIADIRQALDA; encoded by the coding sequence ATGTCCCGCATCGCTCAAACTTTTTCGCAACTGTCCGCGCAGGGCCGCAAGGGCCTGATCCCGTTCATCACGGCGGGCGATCCGTATCCCGAGCTGACCGTCGATCTGATGCATGCGCTGGTCAAGGGCGGCGCCAACGTCATCGAACTGGGCGTGCCGTTTTCCGACCCGATGGCCGACGGCCCGGTCATCCAGCGTGCGTCGGAGCGCGCACTCGCCAAGAAGATCGGCCTGCGCACCGTGCTGGACTACGTGCGTGCGTTTCGCGCCACCGACAAGACCACGCCCGTGGTGCTGATGGGCTACGCCAACCCGATCGAGCGCATGGGCATCGACGCCTTCGCCAAGGCCGCGTCGGAAGCCGGCGTGGACGGCGTGCTGGTGGTGGACTATCCGCCCGAGGAGTGCGAGGCGTTCGCCAAGACTATGCAGGCCGTGGGCATCGACCCGATCTTCCTGCTGGCGCCCACCTCGACCGAAGCGCGCATGGCGCAGATCGCCCGCGTGGCGAGCGGCTACATTTACTACGTCTCGCTCAAGGGCGTGACGGGCGCGGCGACGCTGGACCTCGACAGCGTGGCCGCGCGCATCCCGCAGATCCGCCAGCATGCGCGGCTGCCGGTGGGGGTCGGCTTCGGCATCCGCGATGCGGCGACGGCGCGCGCGATCGGCGGCGTGGCCGATGCGGTGGTGATCGGATCCCGCATTGTGCAATTGCTGGAGGAGGCGTCCCGCGAACAAGCGGTACAATGTCTGACTGATTTCATCGCGGACATCCGCCAGGCGCTCGACGCCTGA
- a CDS encoding DNA-methyltransferase: MTKRAIDGIFNEDCIAGVGHLADGSVDLVIADPPYGLGKDYGNDSDKLSGEAYLAWSERWIEAVLPKLARNGSLYLFCTWQYAPELFVMLKRRLSMINEIIWDRRVPSMGGSTRKFSSVHDNIGFFAASRDYYFDVDAVRIPYDAETKKARSRKRFEGKKWLEVGYNPKDVWSVSRLHRQDPERAEHPTQKPLELVERMVLASCPPGGLVLDPFLGSGTTAAACARLGRRFAGFEINAEYCRVARERVAAVTPLGPQSTDSQVPDAVRVA, translated from the coding sequence ATGACCAAGCGCGCCATCGACGGCATCTTCAACGAGGACTGCATCGCCGGGGTCGGCCACCTGGCCGACGGCAGCGTGGACCTCGTCATCGCCGATCCGCCGTACGGGCTGGGCAAGGACTATGGCAACGACTCCGACAAGCTGTCGGGCGAGGCCTACCTGGCCTGGTCGGAACGCTGGATCGAGGCGGTGTTGCCGAAGCTGGCGCGCAACGGCTCGCTCTACCTGTTCTGCACGTGGCAGTACGCGCCGGAGCTGTTCGTGATGCTCAAGCGGCGCCTGTCGATGATCAACGAGATCATCTGGGACCGCCGCGTGCCCAGCATGGGCGGCAGCACGCGCAAGTTCTCGTCGGTGCACGACAACATCGGCTTCTTCGCCGCCTCGCGCGACTACTACTTCGATGTCGACGCCGTGCGCATTCCGTACGACGCCGAGACCAAGAAGGCCCGCAGCCGCAAGCGCTTCGAGGGCAAGAAGTGGCTGGAGGTCGGCTACAACCCGAAGGACGTGTGGAGCGTGTCGCGCCTGCACCGGCAGGATCCCGAGCGTGCCGAGCACCCGACGCAGAAGCCTCTGGAGCTGGTCGAGCGCATGGTGCTGGCGAGCTGTCCGCCGGGCGGGCTGGTGCTGGACCCGTTCCTGGGCAGCGGCACCACCGCCGCGGCGTGCGCGCGGCTGGGCCGCCGGTTTGCCGGCTTCGAGATCAACGCCGAGTATTGCCGCGTGGCGCGCGAGCGGGTGGCCGCCGTCACGCCGCTTGGACCCCAATCGACTGATTCCCAGGTGCCCGACGCTGTCAGGGTCGCCTGA
- the trpB gene encoding tryptophan synthase subunit beta, with translation MYNLPDAHGHFGPYGGTFVAETLSHALDELRAAYARYQHDPEFIKEYEYELKHFVGRPSPIYHARRLTEHCGGAQIYLKREDLNHTGAHKVNNVIGQALLARRMGKPRVIAETGAGQHGVATATIAARYGMECVVYMGSEDVRRQAANVYRMKLLGATVVPVESGSRTLKDALNEAMRDWVTNVADTFYIIGTVAGPHPYPMMVRDFQAVIGEECKVQMPELAGRQPDAVIACVGGGSNAMGIFYPYIDQASVQLIGVEAAGEGLESGRHAASLTGGSPGVLHGNRTYLLQDEDGQIIETHSISAGLDYPGVGPEHAWLKDAGRAQYVGITDKEALQAFHDLCRMEGIIPALESSHALAYACKLAPTLPKDKILLVNLSGRGDKDMHTVAELSGIEL, from the coding sequence ATGTACAACCTGCCCGACGCCCACGGCCACTTCGGCCCTTACGGCGGCACCTTCGTTGCGGAAACGCTGTCCCACGCGCTGGACGAGCTGCGCGCTGCCTATGCGCGCTATCAGCACGATCCCGAATTCATCAAGGAATACGAGTACGAGCTGAAGCATTTCGTCGGCCGTCCGTCGCCCATCTACCATGCCCGCCGCCTGACCGAGCATTGCGGCGGCGCGCAGATCTACCTCAAGCGCGAAGACCTGAACCACACCGGCGCCCATAAGGTGAACAACGTCATCGGCCAGGCGCTGCTGGCGCGCCGCATGGGCAAGCCGCGCGTGATCGCTGAGACCGGCGCCGGCCAGCACGGCGTGGCCACCGCCACCATCGCTGCGCGCTACGGCATGGAATGCGTGGTCTACATGGGCAGCGAGGACGTGCGCCGGCAGGCCGCCAACGTCTATCGCATGAAGCTGCTGGGGGCGACCGTGGTGCCGGTGGAATCCGGCTCGCGCACGCTCAAGGACGCACTCAACGAGGCGATGCGCGACTGGGTCACCAACGTGGCCGACACCTTCTACATCATCGGCACCGTGGCCGGGCCGCACCCGTATCCGATGATGGTGCGCGATTTCCAGGCCGTGATCGGCGAGGAGTGCAAGGTGCAGATGCCCGAGCTGGCCGGCCGCCAGCCGGACGCCGTGATCGCCTGCGTGGGCGGCGGCTCCAACGCCATGGGCATCTTCTATCCGTACATCGACCAGGCCAGCGTGCAGTTGATCGGCGTGGAAGCGGCGGGCGAGGGCCTCGAGTCGGGCCGGCATGCCGCGTCGCTCACGGGCGGCTCGCCGGGCGTGCTGCACGGCAACCGCACCTATCTGCTGCAGGACGAGGACGGCCAGATCATCGAGACGCATTCGATCTCGGCCGGCCTGGACTACCCCGGTGTCGGCCCCGAGCATGCTTGGCTGAAGGACGCGGGCCGCGCGCAGTATGTCGGCATCACCGACAAGGAAGCGCTGCAGGCCTTCCACGACCTGTGCCGCATGGAGGGCATCATTCCCGCGCTGGAGTCCAGCCATGCGCTGGCCTACGCCTGCAAGCTGGCGCCGACGCTGCCGAAGGACAAGATCCTGCTGGTCAACCTGTCCGGCCGCGGCGACAAGGACATGCATACCGTCGCCGAACTCTCGGGCATCGAGCTCTGA
- a CDS encoding phosphoribosylanthranilate isomerase has product MTIAMPLHRTRIKLCGLTQPDDVDHAVALGADAIGLVFYPPSPRYVAAGHAAELARRAGPFVTVTGLFVNASADDVARVLDQVPLTLLQFHGDETPEQCAEIAGKVGLPWLRALRVQPGTDLVEFADRFAAAQGLLLDAFVEGYGGGGHVFDWTLIPPQWLSQSAPPSTAPRLVLSGGLSAQNVAGAIERVRPYAVDVSSGIEAARGVKDRARMTAFVRAVREADAALGASVQA; this is encoded by the coding sequence ATGACCATTGCCATGCCGCTCCACCGTACCCGTATCAAGCTTTGTGGCCTGACCCAGCCGGACGACGTCGACCACGCCGTCGCGCTCGGCGCCGATGCCATCGGGCTGGTGTTCTATCCGCCCAGCCCCCGCTACGTTGCCGCCGGTCACGCGGCCGAGCTGGCCCGCCGTGCCGGTCCGTTCGTCACCGTGACGGGCCTGTTCGTCAATGCCAGCGCCGACGATGTGGCCCGGGTGCTCGACCAGGTGCCGCTCACGCTGCTGCAGTTCCACGGCGACGAGACGCCCGAGCAGTGCGCGGAGATCGCCGGGAAGGTGGGGCTGCCCTGGCTGCGCGCCCTGCGTGTTCAGCCGGGAACCGATTTGGTAGAATTCGCCGATCGGTTTGCCGCTGCCCAGGGGTTGCTGCTCGACGCATTCGTCGAGGGCTACGGCGGTGGCGGCCACGTCTTCGACTGGACCCTGATTCCCCCGCAATGGCTCTCGCAATCCGCACCGCCAAGCACCGCTCCTCGGCTCGTTTTGAGTGGTGGGTTGAGCGCGCAAAACGTCGCTGGCGCGATTGAGCGTGTGCGGCCTTACGCTGTCGATGTGAGCAGCGGAATCGAGGCCGCACGGGGCGTGAAAGACCGCGCCCGCATGACCGCATTCGTGCGAGCGGTCCGCGAGGCCGATGCCGCCCTGGGCGCGTCGGTGCAAGCCTGA
- the truA gene encoding tRNA pseudouridine(38-40) synthase TruA, which translates to MTRIALGIQYDGAAFSGWQSQPHGNTVQDVLEAALREFAGVALPTTVAGRTDAGVHALGQVIHLDTDLVRDPFSWVRGTNAFLPPTVAVRWAQAMPEDFHARFSAHRRTYYYALTYGPTRAPLLEGKAGYVALPPGQSLDVAAMHEAAQVLVGEHDFSSFRAAECQAKSPIKTMYSAEVRGQGEWVFVRIRGSAFLHHMVRNIMGCLVAIGRGKRPAAWMGEVLAARERKAAAPTFMPDGLYLAEVGYPDAFRLPVSPASSSLFRGVFDEHAGP; encoded by the coding sequence ATGACGCGCATCGCGCTCGGCATCCAGTACGACGGTGCCGCGTTTTCGGGATGGCAGTCGCAACCACACGGCAACACCGTGCAGGACGTGCTCGAGGCGGCGCTGCGCGAGTTTGCCGGCGTGGCCTTGCCGACCACGGTGGCAGGCCGCACCGACGCTGGCGTGCATGCGCTGGGGCAGGTGATCCATCTCGACACCGACCTGGTGCGCGATCCCTTCTCGTGGGTGCGCGGCACCAATGCCTTCCTCCCGCCGACGGTGGCAGTGCGCTGGGCGCAGGCAATGCCGGAGGATTTTCACGCGCGCTTCTCCGCGCATCGCCGCACGTACTACTACGCGCTGACCTACGGTCCGACGCGCGCGCCGCTGCTCGAGGGCAAGGCTGGCTACGTGGCGCTGCCGCCCGGACAGTCACTTGATGTGGCAGCCATGCACGAGGCCGCGCAGGTGCTGGTCGGCGAGCACGATTTTTCCTCCTTTCGTGCGGCGGAATGCCAGGCCAAGTCGCCCATCAAGACGATGTATTCGGCCGAGGTGCGGGGGCAGGGCGAATGGGTGTTCGTGCGCATCCGTGGCAGCGCCTTCCTGCACCACATGGTGCGCAACATCATGGGCTGCCTGGTGGCGATCGGCCGGGGCAAGCGCCCGGCGGCGTGGATGGGCGAGGTGCTGGCCGCGCGCGAGCGCAAGGCCGCCGCCCCCACCTTCATGCCCGACGGCCTGTACCTTGCCGAGGTCGGCTATCCTGATGCCTTCCGGCTGCCGGTATCTCCGGCGTCGTCCAGCCTGTTTCGCGGCGTGTTCGACGAGCACGCCGGCCCATGA